In one window of Pseudopipra pipra isolate bDixPip1 chromosome 27, bDixPip1.hap1, whole genome shotgun sequence DNA:
- the LOC135403288 gene encoding granzyme G-like has product MMEHLQTLLIPLLMVMWPPVNTNYSWNRREGGGEARTPSTPYMAYLQGKNNHSCGGFLVAPNWVMTAAQCLDHKPLTVILGAHTVQTKEKSWQKFEVEEYHYHPCFTSPKEGNDILLLKLNGNATSNSFVRTISFEKSKVHGGSVCSVVGYKTPTGTLREAPVTIIKQRDCLSHYPGLAENLICGRSTSAEVPEKGDAGDPLVCNNKAYGIFSYRHNNWPGFYTHIAHYLPWVNSVMKSA; this is encoded by the exons ATGATGGAGCACCTGCAGACACTCCTGATCCCTCTCCTGATGGTGATGTGGCCCCCAGTCAACACCA ATTATTCCTGGAAtcggagggagggaggaggtgaaGCCAGGACACCCTCCACACCCTACATGGCCTATCTGCAAGGAAAGAACAACCATTCCTGCGGAGGGTTCCTTGTGGCCCCGAATTGGGTGATGACAGCAGCTCAGTGCCTTGA CCACAAACCTCTGACTGTCATCCTCGGAGCCCACACAGtccaaacaaaagagaaaagctggCAAAAGTTCGAAGTCGAAGAGTATCACTACCACCCATGCTTTACCAGTCCTAAGGAGGGAAATGACATCCTCTTGCTGAAG CTGAACGGCAATGCCACCAGCAACAGCTTCGTTAGGaccatttcctttgaaaaatccAAAGTTCATGGTGGGAGTGTGTGCAGTGTAGTCGGCTACAAGACACCCACTGGCACATTACGTGAAGCCCCTGTCACCATCATCAAACAAAGGGACTGCCTCAGCCACTACCCTGGGCTTGCTGAAAACTTGATTTGTGGCCGCAGCACATCTGCTGAGGTACCTGAAAAG GGTGATGCTGGGGATCCACTGGTCTGCAATAACAAAGCCTATGGCATCTTCTCCTACAGGCATAACAACTGGCCTGGTTTCTACACACACATCGCTCATTACCTTCCCTGGGTCAACAGTGTCATGAAGTCAGCATGA
- the LOC135403287 gene encoding cathepsin G-like isoform X1 codes for MCQPQPLLALLLLLSCPWASAMGCLSGALQGQIVGGHEAQPHSHPYMAYLKIGMSACGGFLVAPEWVMTAAHCMGNITVILGAHDIHKPETTQQVRGVLRYHEHPEYDPDTMFNDIMLLKLTSKATLNDYVKTIPLPKTSSDLPTGTKCSIAGWGLIDEDQVTNKLFETKVSIYSRRKCTLFYPHLDTGMVCAGSFHELKDSSQGDSGGPLVCNKVAQGIVSFGYNAPPGVYTRISNYLPWIKKVMKK; via the exons ATGTGCCAGCCTCAGccactgctggccctgctgctcctgctctcctgcccatGGGCCAGTGCCA TGGGGTGTCTTTCAGGTGCTCTACAGGGTCAGATTGTGGGGGGCCATGAGGCGCAACCCCACTCCCACCCTTACATGGCATACCTGAAGATAGGGATGTCTGCCTGTGGGGGCTTCCTGGTGGCCCCTGAGTGGGTGATGACAGCTGCACACTGCATGGG GAATATCACAGTCATCCTGGGGGCTCACGACATCCACAAACCAGAAACAACCCAGCAGGTCCGGGGAGTTCTCAGATACCACGAGCACCCTGAATACGACCCTGACACCATGTTTAACGACATCATGTTGCTCAAG CTGACATCAAAGGCCACTCTCAATGACTATGTCAAGACCATTCCACTGCCCAAGACCAGCAGTGACCTCCCCACAGGCACTAAGTGCAGCATCGCCGGCTGGGGTCTGATTGATGAAGACCAGGTGACCAACAAGCTCTTTGAAACCAAAGTCTCCATCTACAGCCGCAGGAAATGCACCCTCTTCTATCCACATCTTGACACTGGCATggtctgtgctggcagcttccATGAGCTGAAGGATTCCAGCCAG GGAGATTCTGGTGGGCCCTTGGTATGCAATAAAGTGGCACAAGGCATTGTTTCCTTTGGGTATAACGCCCCACCTGGGGTCTACACCCGCATCTCCAACTACCTGCCCTGGATCAAAAAAGTCATGAAGAAGTAG
- the LOC135403287 gene encoding cathepsin G-like isoform X2, which translates to MCQPQPLLALLLLLSCPWASASALQGQIVGGHEAQPHSHPYMAYLKIGMSACGGFLVAPEWVMTAAHCMGNITVILGAHDIHKPETTQQVRGVLRYHEHPEYDPDTMFNDIMLLKLTSKATLNDYVKTIPLPKTSSDLPTGTKCSIAGWGLIDEDQVTNKLFETKVSIYSRRKCTLFYPHLDTGMVCAGSFHELKDSSQGDSGGPLVCNKVAQGIVSFGYNAPPGVYTRISNYLPWIKKVMKK; encoded by the exons ATGTGCCAGCCTCAGccactgctggccctgctgctcctgctctcctgcccatGGGCCAGTGCCA GTGCTCTACAGGGTCAGATTGTGGGGGGCCATGAGGCGCAACCCCACTCCCACCCTTACATGGCATACCTGAAGATAGGGATGTCTGCCTGTGGGGGCTTCCTGGTGGCCCCTGAGTGGGTGATGACAGCTGCACACTGCATGGG GAATATCACAGTCATCCTGGGGGCTCACGACATCCACAAACCAGAAACAACCCAGCAGGTCCGGGGAGTTCTCAGATACCACGAGCACCCTGAATACGACCCTGACACCATGTTTAACGACATCATGTTGCTCAAG CTGACATCAAAGGCCACTCTCAATGACTATGTCAAGACCATTCCACTGCCCAAGACCAGCAGTGACCTCCCCACAGGCACTAAGTGCAGCATCGCCGGCTGGGGTCTGATTGATGAAGACCAGGTGACCAACAAGCTCTTTGAAACCAAAGTCTCCATCTACAGCCGCAGGAAATGCACCCTCTTCTATCCACATCTTGACACTGGCATggtctgtgctggcagcttccATGAGCTGAAGGATTCCAGCCAG GGAGATTCTGGTGGGCCCTTGGTATGCAATAAAGTGGCACAAGGCATTGTTTCCTTTGGGTATAACGCCCCACCTGGGGTCTACACCCGCATCTCCAACTACCTGCCCTGGATCAAAAAAGTCATGAAGAAGTAG
- the S1PR4 gene encoding sphingosine 1-phosphate receptor 4, with translation MDGPVLSWLLNHSLLLPLDSAQYPELRLDLLDRKGSCLQLAAMRNVNIILQHYNFTGKLTNRQSEDEGMGLIRTIFVIISCIIILENLLVLLAILRCLRARRWVYSCIASITVSDLLAGIAYLSNLCLSGKKTFQLSPQLWFLREGILFIALAASTFSLLVTAIERYSAMVRPIAENEASKTLRLRGLIISCWLLALVIGLLPLLGWNCLCDFSACSVLLPLYSKNYILFSVVMFSIILLGIIGLYISIFQLVQASSKQTSSRHSRKRSLRLLKTVLMILGAFIICWSPLFVLLLFDVFCETQTCTHLHSLDWTLALALLNSGVNPIIYSLRSVEVRRAVGSLLCCCCVRAGLCKPGNCMVITDINSGSSTESSLRYRESFRSSVALNARPRAPLSSNSSMMSNLPSL, from the coding sequence ATGGATGGTCCAGTGCTAAGCTGGCTGTTGAATcactcccttctccttccactGGACTCTGCTCAATATCCTGAGCTCAGACTTGACCTGCTCGACAGGAAaggctcctgcctgcagctggctgCCATGAGGAATGTGAACATCATCCTGCAGCACTACAACTTCACAGGCAAGCTAACCAACCGGCAGTCTGAGGACGAGGGCATGGGTCTCATCCGCACAATCTTCGTCATCATCAGCTGCATCATCATCCTGGAGAACCTGCTCGTGCTGCTGGCCATCCTGCGGTGTCTGAGAGCCCGCCGCTGGGTCTACTCCTGCATTGCCAGCATCACTGTGAGTGACCTGCTTGCAGGAATTGCCTACCTCTCTAATCTCTGCCTCTCAGGCAAGAAGACCTTCCAGCTTTCACCTCAGCTCTGGTTCCTGCGGGAAGGCATCCTGTTCATTGCGCTGGCTGCCTCCACCTTCAGCCTGCTCGTGACAGCCATCGAGCGTTATAGTGCCATGGTGAGGCCGATTGCTGAGAATGAAGCCAGCAAGACCCTGCGCTTACGCGGCCTCATCATTtcctgctggctgctggccctcGTCATAGGactgctcccactgctgggctggaaCTGCCTGTGTGACTTCAgtgcctgctctgtgctcctgcctcTATACTCCAAGAACTACATCCTTTTCTCTGTAGTCATGTTCAGCATCATCCTCCTGGGGATTATTGGCCTCTACATCTCCATTTTCCAACTGGTCCAGGCCAGTTCTAAGCAAACCAGTTCTCGGCACAGCCGCAAGCGTTCCCTGCGCTTGCTTAAGACTGTGCTGATGATCCTGGGTGCCTTCATCATCTGCTGGAGTCCCCTCtttgttctgttgctgtttgATGTCTTCTGTGAGACCCAGACCTGCACACACCTCCACAGCCTGGACTGGACCTTGGCTCTGGCCTTGCTTAACTCAGGTGTCAACCCCATCATCTATTCCCTGAGGAGCGTGGAGGTGCGCCGTGCTGTGGGaagcctgctgtgctgctgctgtgtcaggGCTGGGCTTTGCAAGCCTGGGAACTGCATGGTCATCACAGATATCAACTCTGGCTCATCCACAGAGAGCTCACTGCGCTACCGGGAGAGTTTCCGCAGCTCTGTGGCACTGAATGCTAGGCCCAGAGCACCTCTCTCCAGCAACTCCAGCATGATGAGCAATCTCCCCAGCCTCTGA
- the NCLN gene encoding BOS complex subunit NCLN isoform X3, protein MLEEAGEVLESVLKASCLPLSVLLFVPAVLLLLGPPPAAEAAHEFTVYRMQQYELGGQPYGTRSAVLNTEARTVEADVLSRRCVMMRLVDFSYEQYQKALRQSAGAVVIILPRSISSVPQDVQFMEIEPEMLAMETIVPVYFAVEDEELLSIYEQTRAASASQGSASAAEVLLHTATANGFQMVTSGAQSKAINDWLIPSVEGRLTGLGGEDLPTVVIVAHYDSFGVAPWLSHGADSNGSGTSVLLELARLFSRLYTYRRTHAGYNLLFFASGGGKFNYQGTKRWLEDNLDHTDSSLLQDNVAFVLCLDTLGRGNSLHLHVSKPPKEGTLQHAFLRELEMVVASQFPEVKFSMVHKKINLAEDMLAWEHERFAIRRLPAFTISHLESHRDSLRNSIMDRRARIDTKALIRNTRIIAEALTRVIYNLTDKGAPADMQIFTDQMQIQQEQLESVMDWLSSQPRAAQLIDKDSTFLNTLEYYMGRYLKDVKQHHVKADKRDPEFVFYDQLKQVMNAYRVKPAIFDLLLAVCIAAYLGVAYVAVQHFGLLYKMIQRLSLKTKQQ, encoded by the exons ATGCTGGAGGAGGCGGGCGAGGTGCTGGAGTCGGTGCTCAAGGCCTCCTGCCTCCCGCTCAGCGTCCTGCTCTTCGTGCCCGCCGTGCTCCTGCTTCTgggcccgccgcccgccgccgagGCCGCGCACGAGTTTACGGTCTACCGCATGCAGCAGTACGAGCTGGGCGGGCAGCCCTACG GCACCAGGAGCGCAGTGCTCAACACAGAAGCACGCACAGTAGAGGCGGATGTCCTGAGCCGCCGCTGCGTCATGATGCGGCTGGTGGATTTCTCCTACGAGCAGTACCAGAAGGCTCTCCGCCAGTCAGCTGGGGCTGTGGTCATCATCTTGCCACGATCTATCTCTTCTGTTCCACAGGATGTT CAATTCATGGAGATAGAGCCAGAAATGCTTGCTATGGAAACCATTGTGCCAGTCTACTTTGCAGTGGAAGATGAAGAGCTGCTGTCTATCTATGAACAAACACGGGCTGCTTCTGCATCACAGGGTTCTGCCTCAGCTGCAGAAG TTCTGCTGCACACGGCAACTGCCAATGGCTTCCAGATGGTGACCAGTGGGGCCCAAAGCAAAGCTATCAATGACTGGCTTATACCCAGTGTGGAG ggaaggCTAACAGGGCTGGGTGGAGAAGACCTGCCCACAGTTGTGATAGTTGCCCACTATGATTCTTTTGGAGTGGCTCCA TGGCTGTCACACGGTGCTGACTCCAATGGCAGTGGTACCTCAGTGCTTCTGGAACTGGCCAGGCTGTTTTCCCGGCTCTACACCTACAGGCGTACCCATGCTGG GTATAACTTGCTGTTCTTTGCATCTGGAGGTGGCAAGTTTAATTATCAAGGAACTAAGCGGTGGCTGGAAGACAATTTGGACCACACTG ATTCCAGCCTGCTGCAGGACAACGTAGCATTTGTTCTCTGCCTTGATACTCTGGGCAGAGGCAATAGCCTTCATCTCCATGTCTCAAAGCCTCCCAAGGAGGGGACCTTGCAGCATGCATTTCTGAGAGAACTGGAGATg GTTGTTGCCAGCCAGTTCCCAGAGGTGAAGTTTTCCATGGTGCACAAGAAGATTAACTTGGCTGAGGACATGCTGGCATGGGAGCATGAGCGGTTTGCGATCCGACGCTTGCCAGCATTCACCATCTCCCACCTGGAGAGCCACCGTGACAGCCTCCGCAACAGCATCATGGACAGGAG ggCACGGATAGACACTAAAGCACTGATCAGGAATACTAGGATCATTGCTGAAGCTTTGACAAGGGTCATCTACAATTTAACAGACAAG GGAGCACCTGCAGATATGCAGATCTTCACAGATCAGATG CAGATCCAGCAGGAGCAACTGGAGTCAGTGATGGACTGGCTGAGCAGTCAACCCAGGGCTGCCCAGCTGATTGATAAAGACAGCACCTTCCTCAACACCTTGGAATATTATATGGGACGCTACCTGAAGGATGTCAAGCAGCATCATGTAAAGGCAGACAAACG GGATCCTGAGTTTGTTTTCTATGACCAGCTGAAACAGGTGATGAATGCATACAG GGTCAAGCCAGCAATCTTTGACCTGCTTCTAGCTGTCTGTATTGCAGCCTACTTGGGCGTTGCCTATGTTGCAGTGCAG CACTTTGGTCTCCTTTACAAGATGATACAGAGATTATCCCTTAAAACCAAGCAGCAGTGA
- the NCLN gene encoding BOS complex subunit NCLN isoform X1, which translates to MLEEAGEVLESVLKASCLPLSVLLFVPAVLLLLGPPPAAEAAHEFTVYRMQQYELGGQPYGTRSAVLNTEARTVEADVLSRRCVMMRLVDFSYEQYQKALRQSAGAVVIILPRSISSVPQDVVRQFMEIEPEMLAMETIVPVYFAVEDEELLSIYEQTRAASASQGSASAAEVLLHTATANGFQMVTSGAQSKAINDWLIPSVEGRLTGLGGEDLPTVVIVAHYDSFGVAPWLSHGADSNGSGTSVLLELARLFSRLYTYRRTHAGYNLLFFASGGGKFNYQGTKRWLEDNLDHTDSSLLQDNVAFVLCLDTLGRGNSLHLHVSKPPKEGTLQHAFLRELEMVVASQFPEVKFSMVHKKINLAEDMLAWEHERFAIRRLPAFTISHLESHRDSLRNSIMDRRARIDTKALIRNTRIIAEALTRVIYNLTDKGAPADMQIFTDQMQIQQEQLESVMDWLSSQPRAAQLIDKDSTFLNTLEYYMGRYLKDVKQHHVKADKRDPEFVFYDQLKQVMNAYRVKPAIFDLLLAVCIAAYLGVAYVAVQHFGLLYKMIQRLSLKTKQQ; encoded by the exons ATGCTGGAGGAGGCGGGCGAGGTGCTGGAGTCGGTGCTCAAGGCCTCCTGCCTCCCGCTCAGCGTCCTGCTCTTCGTGCCCGCCGTGCTCCTGCTTCTgggcccgccgcccgccgccgagGCCGCGCACGAGTTTACGGTCTACCGCATGCAGCAGTACGAGCTGGGCGGGCAGCCCTACG GCACCAGGAGCGCAGTGCTCAACACAGAAGCACGCACAGTAGAGGCGGATGTCCTGAGCCGCCGCTGCGTCATGATGCGGCTGGTGGATTTCTCCTACGAGCAGTACCAGAAGGCTCTCCGCCAGTCAGCTGGGGCTGTGGTCATCATCTTGCCACGATCTATCTCTTCTGTTCCACAGGATGTTgtaagg CAATTCATGGAGATAGAGCCAGAAATGCTTGCTATGGAAACCATTGTGCCAGTCTACTTTGCAGTGGAAGATGAAGAGCTGCTGTCTATCTATGAACAAACACGGGCTGCTTCTGCATCACAGGGTTCTGCCTCAGCTGCAGAAG TTCTGCTGCACACGGCAACTGCCAATGGCTTCCAGATGGTGACCAGTGGGGCCCAAAGCAAAGCTATCAATGACTGGCTTATACCCAGTGTGGAG ggaaggCTAACAGGGCTGGGTGGAGAAGACCTGCCCACAGTTGTGATAGTTGCCCACTATGATTCTTTTGGAGTGGCTCCA TGGCTGTCACACGGTGCTGACTCCAATGGCAGTGGTACCTCAGTGCTTCTGGAACTGGCCAGGCTGTTTTCCCGGCTCTACACCTACAGGCGTACCCATGCTGG GTATAACTTGCTGTTCTTTGCATCTGGAGGTGGCAAGTTTAATTATCAAGGAACTAAGCGGTGGCTGGAAGACAATTTGGACCACACTG ATTCCAGCCTGCTGCAGGACAACGTAGCATTTGTTCTCTGCCTTGATACTCTGGGCAGAGGCAATAGCCTTCATCTCCATGTCTCAAAGCCTCCCAAGGAGGGGACCTTGCAGCATGCATTTCTGAGAGAACTGGAGATg GTTGTTGCCAGCCAGTTCCCAGAGGTGAAGTTTTCCATGGTGCACAAGAAGATTAACTTGGCTGAGGACATGCTGGCATGGGAGCATGAGCGGTTTGCGATCCGACGCTTGCCAGCATTCACCATCTCCCACCTGGAGAGCCACCGTGACAGCCTCCGCAACAGCATCATGGACAGGAG ggCACGGATAGACACTAAAGCACTGATCAGGAATACTAGGATCATTGCTGAAGCTTTGACAAGGGTCATCTACAATTTAACAGACAAG GGAGCACCTGCAGATATGCAGATCTTCACAGATCAGATG CAGATCCAGCAGGAGCAACTGGAGTCAGTGATGGACTGGCTGAGCAGTCAACCCAGGGCTGCCCAGCTGATTGATAAAGACAGCACCTTCCTCAACACCTTGGAATATTATATGGGACGCTACCTGAAGGATGTCAAGCAGCATCATGTAAAGGCAGACAAACG GGATCCTGAGTTTGTTTTCTATGACCAGCTGAAACAGGTGATGAATGCATACAG GGTCAAGCCAGCAATCTTTGACCTGCTTCTAGCTGTCTGTATTGCAGCCTACTTGGGCGTTGCCTATGTTGCAGTGCAG CACTTTGGTCTCCTTTACAAGATGATACAGAGATTATCCCTTAAAACCAAGCAGCAGTGA
- the NCLN gene encoding BOS complex subunit NCLN isoform X2: MLEEAGEVLESVLKASCLPLSVLLFVPAVLLLLGPPPAAEAAHEFTVYRMQQYELGGQPYGTRSAVLNTEARTVEADVLSRRCVMMRLVDFSYEQYQKALRQSAGAVVIILPRSISSVPQDVVRQFMEIEPEMLAMETIVPVYFAVEDEELLSIYEQTRAASASQGSASAAEVLLHTATANGFQMVTSGAQSKAINDWLIPSVEGRLTGLGGEDLPTVVIVAHYDSFGVAPWLSHGADSNGSGTSVLLELARLFSRLYTYRRTHAGYNLLFFASGGGKFNYQGTKRWLEDNLDHTDSSLLQDNVAFVLCLDTLGRGNSLHLHVSKPPKEGTLQHAFLRELEMVVASQFPEVKFSMVHKKINLAEDMLAWEHERFAIRRLPAFTISHLESHRDSLRNSIMDRRARIDTKALIRNTRIIAEALTRVIYNLTDKGAPADMQIFTDQMIQQEQLESVMDWLSSQPRAAQLIDKDSTFLNTLEYYMGRYLKDVKQHHVKADKRDPEFVFYDQLKQVMNAYRVKPAIFDLLLAVCIAAYLGVAYVAVQHFGLLYKMIQRLSLKTKQQ; encoded by the exons ATGCTGGAGGAGGCGGGCGAGGTGCTGGAGTCGGTGCTCAAGGCCTCCTGCCTCCCGCTCAGCGTCCTGCTCTTCGTGCCCGCCGTGCTCCTGCTTCTgggcccgccgcccgccgccgagGCCGCGCACGAGTTTACGGTCTACCGCATGCAGCAGTACGAGCTGGGCGGGCAGCCCTACG GCACCAGGAGCGCAGTGCTCAACACAGAAGCACGCACAGTAGAGGCGGATGTCCTGAGCCGCCGCTGCGTCATGATGCGGCTGGTGGATTTCTCCTACGAGCAGTACCAGAAGGCTCTCCGCCAGTCAGCTGGGGCTGTGGTCATCATCTTGCCACGATCTATCTCTTCTGTTCCACAGGATGTTgtaagg CAATTCATGGAGATAGAGCCAGAAATGCTTGCTATGGAAACCATTGTGCCAGTCTACTTTGCAGTGGAAGATGAAGAGCTGCTGTCTATCTATGAACAAACACGGGCTGCTTCTGCATCACAGGGTTCTGCCTCAGCTGCAGAAG TTCTGCTGCACACGGCAACTGCCAATGGCTTCCAGATGGTGACCAGTGGGGCCCAAAGCAAAGCTATCAATGACTGGCTTATACCCAGTGTGGAG ggaaggCTAACAGGGCTGGGTGGAGAAGACCTGCCCACAGTTGTGATAGTTGCCCACTATGATTCTTTTGGAGTGGCTCCA TGGCTGTCACACGGTGCTGACTCCAATGGCAGTGGTACCTCAGTGCTTCTGGAACTGGCCAGGCTGTTTTCCCGGCTCTACACCTACAGGCGTACCCATGCTGG GTATAACTTGCTGTTCTTTGCATCTGGAGGTGGCAAGTTTAATTATCAAGGAACTAAGCGGTGGCTGGAAGACAATTTGGACCACACTG ATTCCAGCCTGCTGCAGGACAACGTAGCATTTGTTCTCTGCCTTGATACTCTGGGCAGAGGCAATAGCCTTCATCTCCATGTCTCAAAGCCTCCCAAGGAGGGGACCTTGCAGCATGCATTTCTGAGAGAACTGGAGATg GTTGTTGCCAGCCAGTTCCCAGAGGTGAAGTTTTCCATGGTGCACAAGAAGATTAACTTGGCTGAGGACATGCTGGCATGGGAGCATGAGCGGTTTGCGATCCGACGCTTGCCAGCATTCACCATCTCCCACCTGGAGAGCCACCGTGACAGCCTCCGCAACAGCATCATGGACAGGAG ggCACGGATAGACACTAAAGCACTGATCAGGAATACTAGGATCATTGCTGAAGCTTTGACAAGGGTCATCTACAATTTAACAGACAAG GGAGCACCTGCAGATATGCAGATCTTCACAGATCAGATG ATCCAGCAGGAGCAACTGGAGTCAGTGATGGACTGGCTGAGCAGTCAACCCAGGGCTGCCCAGCTGATTGATAAAGACAGCACCTTCCTCAACACCTTGGAATATTATATGGGACGCTACCTGAAGGATGTCAAGCAGCATCATGTAAAGGCAGACAAACG GGATCCTGAGTTTGTTTTCTATGACCAGCTGAAACAGGTGATGAATGCATACAG GGTCAAGCCAGCAATCTTTGACCTGCTTCTAGCTGTCTGTATTGCAGCCTACTTGGGCGTTGCCTATGTTGCAGTGCAG CACTTTGGTCTCCTTTACAAGATGATACAGAGATTATCCCTTAAAACCAAGCAGCAGTGA